GGCGATTGGCTTGTCATTGGTATGAGCCTCGTGGGTCTGGGCGTTATTTCGCGGCGCCGCGTCTGATACAATTCAAATCGAATGTTAGAAGAGGAGCACCTTTTTTAAGGACTTCTGTTACTGATTTTTAAACACCCCCCTTTCTTTCGTATGATTAAGCGGATTATGTACGCATTTTCATGCGGTCTTTCTCCGTTTAACGAATTTGGGATCACCGGAATACTTTCGTGATCTCAGTCTTTGCTGTGTTTCACCATCAATCAAAGGAACTGCGCCATGTTTTCTTTAACGAGCCTGTTCGCCCTTGCCAGTGTCACGCTTGTAGGAGTATCATCCACTATGCAGCCGATTTCTCTCACTACCGAATACCGTATTAATCCTGAGGGTATTGATGTGCCCTCTCCTCGTTTTTCATGGATGTTGGAAGCGGAACAGCGCGATCGTGTCCAGAGTGCCTACCAGATTTTGTGTGCTGATTCGGAGGCGCACTTGGCTCAAGACGAAGGAAACTTGTGGGATTCGGGGCAAGTCGATTCAAGCGATTCACTGCACATCCCTTATGAAGGGGTCGCCTTAGGATCACGGACGCTGTGTTGGTGGGAGCTGCGCGTTTGGGACAACGAGGGCGCTGTGTCTGCATGGAGTGCGCCCGCTCGTTTCAGTGTGGGGCTCTTAGAAAAAGAAGATTGGCAGGCGCAATGGATTGGCGGTTCGCAAGAGGATCTCGTTGATTTAGAAATTGCCGGCGCGCCAAATGTGGATCAGGCACGATGGATCTGGTATCCCGATGAGAAGCCGAATGAAAATGCGCCCGAGGGAGATTGTTGGTTCCGCTATAGCCTTGAATTGCCGTCCTCCATGGGTATTATCAGCGCCCGTCTTTTCATGGCGGTAGACAACAGCGCGGAACTATGGATCAACGGCGCTCAGGTCGGTTTAGGAGAAGGGACGATCGATAATTGGAAGCGGATCCGTCCTTTTTTGGTGGAAGGATTTTTGAAACCGGGCAGCAATACGCTGGCGGTAAAAGCGCACAATACAAACGGACCGGCAGGCTGGATTGCTGCTTTGCGCATCGTGGGCAACAACGGCACAACCGTTGATTTATATTCCGGAAAAGATTGGAAGTGCAGCAATGAGGATCCCGGCAAGAATTGGTTGGCTGCCGAATTTGACGACAGCAGCTGGCGCAATGCTTTTGAGATTGGTCTTCTCCGTTCGGCTCCTTGGGAAGAGAGTGTGGTGCATCATGCGCAATTTAGGCCGGTAGCGCAGCTGCGCCGCAGTTTCGAAGCGAAGCCCGAGCTTCGCCGTGCCGTCCTATATGTAACGGCTTTGGGTATTGCAGATTTCCGGTTGAACGGAAAGCGGATAAGCGCAGATTATTTCACGCCGGGCTGGACTGATTATCGGAAACGCTTGTATTACCACACCTACGATGTGAGCGAGATGCTGCGCAGCGGTGAGACCAACGTGTTAAGCGCGCGCTTGGCGAACGGATGGTACGCCGGTCATATTGGACATAAATTCCCGGGACTCTATGGCACCCGCCCCAAATTATATGGTCAGCTGGAACTGGAATACGCCGATGGTACGCGTGAGTGCATCCCCACGGATGGCGAATGGCGCTGCAGTTACGGCGAGATTCGCGGTGCAGATCTCTTGCAAGGGGAGAACTATGATCTACGCCTTTCCACGCCGGGATGGACCGGCGTCGATTTTGATGATGCCTCTTGGGAGCCGGTAACGCTTGCGGAACCTGAGATTGTGCCGCCCCTCCTTGAAGCTTATCCCGGCGCGCCTGTGCGCCAATTTGAACGGTTCACGGCGCAAAGCTGCACTGAACCCGAAGCCGGTGTTTATGTGTACGATCTGGGTCAAAATATAGTGGGTTGGGTACGCCTTCAGCTGGCGGGAAAAGCGGATCAGCGCATTCAAGTGCGCCATGCGGAAATGCTCCAAGACAACGGCATGGTTTATACGGAGGCGCTGCGCAGTGCGCAGGCGGCAGATACCTATCTGCTCGCTCA
This genomic window from Candidatus Hydrogenedentota bacterium contains:
- a CDS encoding family 78 glycoside hydrolase catalytic domain, which gives rise to MFSLTSLFALASVTLVGVSSTMQPISLTTEYRINPEGIDVPSPRFSWMLEAEQRDRVQSAYQILCADSEAHLAQDEGNLWDSGQVDSSDSLHIPYEGVALGSRTLCWWELRVWDNEGAVSAWSAPARFSVGLLEKEDWQAQWIGGSQEDLVDLEIAGAPNVDQARWIWYPDEKPNENAPEGDCWFRYSLELPSSMGIISARLFMAVDNSAELWINGAQVGLGEGTIDNWKRIRPFLVEGFLKPGSNTLAVKAHNTNGPAGWIAALRIVGNNGTTVDLYSGKDWKCSNEDPGKNWLAAEFDDSSWRNAFEIGLLRSAPWEESVVHHAQFRPVAQLRRSFEAKPELRRAVLYVTALGIADFRLNGKRISADYFTPGWTDYRKRLYYHTYDVSEMLRSGETNVLSARLANGWYAGHIGHKFPGLYGTRPKLYGQLELEYADGTRECIPTDGEWRCSYGEIRGADLLQGENYDLRLSTPGWTGVDFDDASWEPVTLAEPEIVPPLLEAYPGAPVRQFERFTAQSCTEPEAGVYVYDLGQNIVGWVRLQLAGKADQRIQVRHAEMLQDNGMVYTEALRSAQAADTYLLAQDGDVVLEPAFTFHGFRYVEIRGLEAALPPEAVTGIMMQADVPITAHFESSNPLLNQLAHNIAWGLKGNYLEAPTDCPQRDERLGWTGDAQFFMPTALYTAGIGAVFNKWRVDLIEDGQLENGSFPHVAPDVIFSGGAVAWGDAAMICPWLYYQFYGDKSIIERHYDRLIKGMDFLESTSSNYIRKDLGFGDWLNLGGGAKDEVICTAYFAYLADIMSQMADVIGRREEAARYAALHQTIRQTFIDNFVDEEGRILESSQTGYALAFAFDLIPEDLREKAAENYLKEIERFDGHLATGFIGTPRLLPTLSLAGHDDVAYSLLMNTDYPSWLFQVIQGATTMWERWNGWTPDEGFSDSRMNSFNHYAFGAVGEWLYSRIAGIRLETPGFKRIRIEPVPGGGLTNASMLYQSIRGTILSSWRIEDGQFFLDVDIPANTTATVRIPTSDADGVMEGGESLDSVGIVKESSDAESISFHIGSGKYRFQAAL